TCGGCACCGATGAGCACCCCCAGGTCGTTCTTCTGCAACCACCAGAGGTCGTGATTGCCGGCGACCGCCTTGATCGGGATCGGGCAGGAGCGCAGAAGGTCCCGGGCGCGCCGGAACTGCGCGTGGTAACCGACCTCCGAGAGCTCGTAAACGTGGCCCGGTCGCCCACTCATCCCCTCGGAGATGTCGCCACCGTGGACGACGAACTCGCACTTCTCCCGTTCCCAGAGGTTGTAGGCCCGGTAGAGCCAGTCCTCGCGGAACTTCGCGTGCCCGATGTGGGTGTCGGTCATGAAGCCGAACTTGAAGTAGGCGTCGCTCCAGTCCATGACGGTCGGGGCGATCCTGCTGATCTGCGAGCTCTTGAGCATCGCCTCCAGCTCGTGGACCGTGAGCGACTCCCCGAGCTTGGCGAGCAGCGTGTCCTTTTTCCCGTCGCTGGCGGTCCCCTTGACCGCCGCGAGGATCTTTGCCGCTTTGTCTCCGATCGCGTTGCCCATTAGACGCTCGCCTCCTCATACCAGAGTGCCTTGACGTTGGCGCTCGACGCCGAGGCCCCGCCGTTGGTTGCTCGCAGGATGTAGCTCGCCCCCGGGTTGAGGACCCACTCGACGTCGTCGACCGCCTGGCCCCCGCCGCTGGCCTTGCCGCCCGAGCTCCCCCCGACGTAGATCGTGTCGAGCAGGGTGGTCGGGGTGATCGAGGCCTCCCCGCTCATGACGGTCAAGGCCGAGTTGTCGTTCGAGCCGCCGGCCCGGTTGCGGTTGCGTGGGGTGATTGCGGAGCCCCCGGTAGGGGTCCCCGTGTAGCCCTCGTAGAGCTCGAGCTTCCACTTCTCCCCGTCCGGAGCGATCGCGAGCGCCTGGAAGTGGATGTAGGTGCTCGCCGGGACGACGATGCGGATGTCGTGGGTGCCCGCCGCGGCCAGCGCGGAGATGAAGGCGGGGAACGAGTAGGCGTTCTTGGCGTGGACCTGCCCGTGGTTGGAGTCCACAACGGCAAGGGCCTTGGCGACGAGCTCCATCGGGAGCCCGCTGTTGAGCCGGATCCTCAGTCTGTTTCCTGCCATGAATGCTCCTTGCCCTACTGGAGGGCGCCGAGAAGAAACAGTAGGCTAGCGCCAACCGTGACGCCGCCGATCGTGACCCCGATCTGGAAGTCGTGCGCCTCCCACCAGCTCGGCTCGACCTGTTCCGCCGTCACGCTCAGGTTCAGGTCGACCGGGATCGTCCAGTCGTAGATCGTCCCCGGCCCCACGGTGGAAGGAAGGCTCACTCGGAGCTCCAGGCGCCCCGAGGTGGCGATTTGTCCCCTTGGCCCCACGGTGACAAATGGGGAGCCCAGAACGTCCACGGACGGGGTCGTCTGTTCGCAGGCGGCGAGGTCTTGGATGCCTTGCTCGAGCGCGTCCAGCTCCGCGGCGGTGATGGTGTAGGTGCCCTCCGCGGCGAAGACCGGATTCATCCCCCCGCAGGAGACCAGTGAGAGGACCAGGGCGAGTGCGACGAGGCGCTTCATGGGGTGCTCCTTTTGCGGGCGCGGATCCGCTCGAGGCGCTCGAGGAGCTCCTCTGCCGAGGGACGCCCGGAGGCCGGGGTTGCGTTGGGCGTCGGCACTGCCGGCCCAGCCTGCGGGGCCGAGGCGACGCTCGTCTTCGAGTAGGCCTTCCCGCCGAGCCCGACCGCGGCGCCCAGCGCGCCCAGCGCCCCGACGACCGAGTCCAGGCCGAAGGCGAGCACCAGGGCCGCTCCGAGAAGGGCGAGAAGAATGAGCCAGTTGCGTTTGAGGAGGTCTGCCATCGGTTCTACTCCTTGAGGGCCGGCTTGCCCTGCGCCGGGGGGAAGACCTTCGCCGCCACCGAGCCCGCCGCCCCCGTGAACGCCCCGCCGAAGATCGCAGAGATCGCCGCCCCGCCGAGGGCGATGAGCAGGCTTTGGATCTGCGCGGCCCGGTCGCAAACGACCTGCGAGCAAAGGCTCGCGAGCACCACCAGGCCGAGGCCGAAAATGACGAAGTCGATGACGACCCAAGGCCGCAGCTTGCCGTCGTCGACGAACCGCAAGGACCGCCAGCCGGCCCGGATGCGCTCGATCATAGGTAGCTCCTCCAGTCTCGAAGCTGGAAGTGAGGGAGGTCTTGGAAGCGATAGCGGACGAGCCAGGCCCCGCCCCACTCGATGGGACGTCCCATCCGGATCGCGAGGTCCAGGCCGAAGGCGCCCAGCGCCCAGAGCGCCGGATCCGAGGCGTAGGCCTCCGGATAGGGGACGATGTCCAGGGCCAGGGCGGGGAAGTAGTTGTGGGGGCTCTCCCCGAAGCGCGCACGCGAGGCCCCCGAGGCGAAGGCCTGCTGCTGCGCTTCCTTGCCCCGGTGCGAGCAGACCACCGAGCAGTCCCGGTGCTTGACGAGCTCCAGGGCAAAGTCCCGAAGGAGGGGGTGGGCCTGGTCGACGTGGCCCATGCTCGCGGAGCCGTAGGTCGCCACGTCTATTCGGTGACCGGGTAGGAGATGACGTAGTCGAAGAAGTCGCCGGGGTACATTGCGCGACCGTCCCCCATCCAGTTCGCGGACTTCGCGGCCTTCCAGACGCGCTGAACGTAGGTCGAGCAAATCTGCCCCCGGCCAGCCCAGCGGCGCCCGATGATCCGGCAGACCCAAGCCCACACGGCCTCGCCGAAGCCATAGCCCAACTTCCCATAGGCCCACGGGAGCTCGCCGATCGCCTGCGCCCCCCGCAGATTGCCCGGGGCGATGCCGAACCAGACCTGGGTCCGGCGCGTGGCGAGCCACTCCTCCAAGGGCGTCTCGCGCCAGCCCCCGAGGTAGGTGTACTCGGTCACCAGGAGGTCGTCGTCGCAGTCGTAGCCCGCCACCAGGGCGACGTGAGAGGCCGACTCGCACGTCAACGCTCGGATATACCAAGGGCCGGCGACGAGCAGGATGTCCCCCGGCAGGGCGGTCGCGAGGACCTCTGCCCGCGTCAAGCGGCACCCCCGAAGACGATCCCCTTCGCCTGGGCGTCGCGGAAGATCTCTTCCTGCCCGAAGGCGCAAATATCAAGGCAGTCGTGCGGGCAGGCTCCCCTCTTGATCCCGTCCAGGGCGAGCAGCTTCTCGGCAGCGTCCCAGGAGGGATGCCCCTTGAGCGCGGCGACCATCGGGACCAGCTTCTCCTCGCAGGCCTTCATGGGGTTCTCCTCCTACTCGGGCGAGCTGCCCGCAGTGCCCGACGTCGTGCGTGTCGCGTAGAGCGTCCCCGTGATGGTCCCGCCGACGACGGCGAGCCCCAGGATCCCCACGACCACCCAGACGACGATCGGGCGAGTGAACAGCTCGTAGCGCCTGCGGTCCTTCTCCTTCATCGCGATCTCATGGTCCGCGATGTGTTTCGTCACCAGGCGATCGAGGTCCGCGTGATCGCGCCGGACGAGCTCGAGCTGGTGTTTGTTCTCCAAGGCCTTCGTCTCCAGTCCCCCGATGCGCTTGCCCTGGTCCTTGAGTTCCGAGAGCACCGAGTCCAGCTTTTCCGAGATGACCTTGAGCGCGGTGTCGGTGTTTTGAGCCATCTGGGAAAGCCACACGAGGACCGTCCCGTGGTTCTTCGCCATTTCCGCGTCATGCTCGCCGCCGATCTGGATGACGGGCGGCTCCAGGGTTGGGCTCATAGACGGCTCCGTCCTAGCGTGCGATGACCCGGAACTTCAGGGGCTTCGCGTTCTGGATGACCTCGTATCCGGTGTTGGTCTTGATGTTGAAGATGTAGAGCCCGGGCTCGAGCAGACGGCAGTCGAGCAGGTATTTCAGCTCCATCCGGTCGACGAGCACCGGGACGTCGAGCTGCACCGGGGTCTCCGGATAGGAGGTCAGGTCGGTCTCGTCAGAGAGCGGCCCGTAGATCGAGAAGGTCGAGGGAGGGCAGACCGTCCCCTTCTCTTCCGGATCGGTGACGACGACCGTGAGGTAGCGCTGGTCGCCCACGATGAACTTGCCCGAGTCCGACTCGACCGCGTAGGTGAAGTCGCGGTCGTAGACAGAGCCCACGGCGAACGGTTCGGAGAGGGTCCCGACGTGGCCATCCGAGGCGACGAAGGCGATCCGGAAGAAACCGTTGACGGTGGTGTCGAAGACCACCTCGTCCTCCCCTTGGGTGTAGGGGATGGTGTTGACCAGGTCCCAGACCTCCGAGAGGAGGTCGGTCGAGCGATAGACGTTGATGCTCTCCACCCCCAGCCCGGGGTCGGGGACGTCGATCGAGCGCGTGACGCGATACATCTGTGAGACCTCCGGGGGGTTGGTGGGGTTGTTGACGATGTCGAGCTCTTCAGGGACGAGGATGACCTTCTTCAGGGCCGCGGCGGTGAAGCGCCGGATCCCGCCGTCGTCCGTTGTCAGGGCCTCGAGGTAGGTCCCCGCCAGGGCGGCGGTCTGGAGGACCGAGGAGAGGAGCGTCTGGACCTCCTCCGCGATCGCGCTCGGGGTCGGGTATCCCTGGGCGATGAGACCGTCGAAGTCGTCTTGGAGCACGGTCTCCACGTTCCCCGGGACGGCTTCGACCGCCGTCTTGATCGCAGCGAGCCCGGTGGTGACGTTGGTTAGAGCGTTGAGGATTGCGGTGATGGAGTTGTTGAGCGGGGCTGCGTAGGAGCTGGCGGCGAGACGCGAGGTGATCGGCGCGTCCATGAAGTCCAGGCGGTTTAGCCGCGTCTCCGAGAGCCGGGAGAGCAAGGTCGTCAGGTCCGATTGAATCTGCGTGGTGCTCGGCGGGGCGACGTAGTTCGCAGCCGCCAGGCGGGAGAGGACCGTGATCTCCTTCGCCAGGACCGCGGAGTTCTCGATCTGCTGGAGAGTCGCGCCCGCGCCGCCGTAGTTGAACAGGTAGAGCTCGGGGAAGACCTCCCCGTCGATGAGCCACTCCACTTGAACGGCGTGCGCGGTCGTGTCGAGGTTGGTGGTGTCCCAGAGCCAAGCCCAGGCGACCCCGTTCGAGGGCACGTTGACCGACTTCTGGCCCCAGCCCGAGGTCTTGTAGGTGTTGTTGGCGAAGTCGAGGTAGTAGCCGTCCGAGATGCGCCGGACTTCGATCCTTGGCGGGCCTCCGGAGGCGTCAAGGTCGATGACGAACGGGACGAGCTGCCCCGAGTTGAACATCTGGGGGCCACCGGCCCCGCCGATCGCCGCGTTGCCGGCTACCCCGGACTCGCCGCCCGCAACGACCTCGAAGCTCGCGACCTCCGAAGAGAGCACCTCTGCGGCCTCGTCGTAGGTGGTAAGCAGCTTGGTCTTGAGGATGTGCCCCGCCAGGCCGGCGCTCGCCGAGGTCGGGATGACGTAGGCGAAGTTGCCGCTGCCCATATCGGAGGCGAGCAGGACGTCGCCCAGGGCCGGCTCTCCGAGGACCCACAAGCTCAGGGTCGCGTCCCAGTGCCGGTTCGCCGTAACGTCGCGGAGCAGGACGTAGACAGGCCCCCCAGTGTGGGGCTTGCCCGTGGCGAGGTTGGTCCCCGCGAGTTCATGGCGCAGGCTTGCGCCTGCTGTCAGTTGAGGCATGGAAGAACCCTCCGAAGTTCAGGTGGTGCGCCGTCTCCTCCCTGCCGCTTTGCTGTCATGCTGGCTTATGGTAGCCCAATTCTCCCACTCGGAATAGGGCAAGGTTGTCATGGTGTCCGCGCAGGTCGTGGTGGTTCATATCCACGTCGCCCGTGGAGCTCCCAGGAGCGACGAGCCGGGTCGAGCGGCCACCCTTGGCCCCGGACGCGACGAAGCCCCCATGCGGGGGCTCCGAGCGCTTCACGCGAGGCGTCCTACAGGATCCAGCGCCCTTGCGCGAACATCCAGAGGGCGAACTGGTACATAGGCCCGGAGACCAGGGCGTCGAGACTCAGGAAGTCGGTCGCCTCCGGGGCCGCGGGCCGGAACGGGCTCTCGGGGTGGTTGATCGCCACCGAGAAGTCGTAGATGTCCCGCAGGGTCGCCGGGTACGTCTTCGCGACCAGCTCGTCCCAGAGCTCGGCGCCGAGCAGGCCGAGGACCGGCACCCCCTCTTCGTCGATCCGCTTCGCGCCGAAGGAGATGGTCAGGGTCAGGGCCTTGTCGTTCTCCCGTGTCGCCTCGGTAATCATTCGGGAGAAGTCAACCGCCTTCACGATCCAGTCAAGGCTCTTGTAGTGTACGCTCATGGTTCTCTCCTTTTACCAGTCCGGAAGCATGATCGGTTGCCGGACAAGAGCCCTCATCGGGCGGTTGAAGTAGATCAGGAAGGGGAGCCCGTCGACGACGATGACGTCGGCGTCGTTCTGGTAGCTGGGGTAGGTCGAAGCGGTGTTCTGCCGCGGGCAGCTCCACATAGTCTCCCCAGTGATGTCGGAGACGAGGTCGTAGCTCATGTTCGGGGAGATGTCCGTAAACTGGTTGGGGTGCGAGATGCGGAGGTGCGCCGCCAGCTCGGGGACCGGCTTGGTCATTGCGTATTGGCAGTAGTCATACTTCGCGTTCATGCCGAGCGTGAGGTCCCCGTTGTCCTTGACGTCGAACTGGTTGCCCGTCGCGAAGTCGGCCAGGTTGAACTTATCCCAGCCCCCGTAGGGGTAGGTGTGCGTGTAGATGTAGGGCAGGTAGGCGAAGCCCGCTTCCCGGTTGAACGGGGAGAACTGGAAGGCGTAGCCGGTGGGGTGCGAGTAGTACCGGTAGTTCGTCTGGAACCCGGTGTTCAGCATGAGGTTCCACGTCCAGGCGGTCGAGAGCGGCGCCGCCCGGACGTCGGTCCAGTAGAAGTTGTTGTTGTAGCCATAGTAGAGCTTGTCGTTGAGGTTGAGCGCGTCGAGGTCGTGCTTGAGGGTGTAGGTCCCCGCCTGGCTGAAGGAGGCGGTGACGCGCAGGTCCCCCGAGGTGGTCCCCATGTAGACGACCGCGCCGACGACGTTCGACGGGAAGGCCGGGATCGTCACGTCGATCGAGCCCAGGCCACCCCCCCCGCTTACCGCCGCGGTCTGCTCGGC
Above is a window of Deltaproteobacteria bacterium DNA encoding:
- a CDS encoding metallophosphoesterase family protein; translated protein: MGNAIGDKAAKILAAVKGTASDGKKDTLLAKLGESLTVHELEAMLKSSQISRIAPTVMDWSDAYFKFGFMTDTHIGHAKFREDWLYRAYNLWEREKCEFVVHGGDISEGMSGRPGHVYELSEVGYHAQFRRARDLLRSCPIPIKAVAGNHDLWWLQKNDLGVLIGAELQDALGKEQFSYLGEHEGQLVLNGLSVTVWHGADGRAYAKSYRAQKIVESLRGGEKPHILLLGHTHDRVGLQVRNVQVVEGGTLSAQTSFMRYRTRSEIAPGVHIVEAWGKGTLERFRTEWVPFFD